In Drosophila subpulchrella strain 33 F10 #4 breed RU33 chromosome 3R, RU_Dsub_v1.1 Primary Assembly, whole genome shotgun sequence, the following are encoded in one genomic region:
- the LOC119550132 gene encoding V-type proton ATPase 116 kDa subunit a1 isoform X1: MGSLFRSEEMALCQLFLQSEAAYACVSELGELGLVQFRDLNPDVNAFQRKFVNEVRRCDEMERKLRYLEKEIKKDGIPMLDTGESPEAPQPREMIDLEATFEKLENELREVNQNAEALKRNFLELTELKHILRKTQVFFDESVPTVYKSSGAYSSSKYRRYPQMADNQNEDEQAQLLGEEGVRASQPGQNLKLGFVAGVILRERLPAFERMLWRACRGNVFLRQAMIETPLEDPTNGDQVHKSVFIIFFQGDQLKTRVKKICEGFRATLYPCPEAPADRREMAMGVMTRIEDLNTVLGQTQDHRHRVLVAAAKNLKNWFVKVRKIKAIYHTLNLFNLDVTQKCLIAECWVPLLDIETIQLALRRGTERSGSSVPPILNRMQTFENPPTYNRTNKFTKAFQALIDAYGVASYREMNPAPYTIITFPFLFAVMFGDLGHGAIMALFGLWMIRKEKGLAAQKTDNEIWNIFFGGRYIIFLMGVFSMYTGLIYNDIFSKSLNIFGSHWHLSYNKSTVMDNKFLQLSPKGDYEGAPYPFGMDPIWQVAGANKIIFHNAYKMKISIIFGVVHMIFGVVMSWHNHTYFRNRISLMYEFIPQLIFLLLLFFYMVLLMFIKWIKFAATNDKPYSEACAPSILITFIDMVLFNTPKPPPEKCETYMFFGQHFIQVLFVLVAVGCIPVMLLAKPLLIMQARKQANEEVQPIAGATSDAETGGVSNGGSHGGGGGHEEEEELSEIFIHQSIHTIEYVLGSVSHTASYLRLWALSLAHAQLAEVLWTMVLSIGLKQEGPVGGIVLTCVFAFWAILTVGILVLMEGLSAFLHTLRLHWVEFQSKFYKGQGYAFQPFSFDAIIENGSAAVEE; the protein is encoded by the exons CTTAATCCGGATGTGAACGCCTTCCAGAGGAAGTTCGTCAATGAAGTGCGTCGTTGCGATGAAATGGAGCGCAAGTTGCGCTACCTGGAGAAGGAGATCAAGAAGGACGGCATACCCATGTTGGACACCGGGGAGAGTCCTGAGGCTCCGCAGCCCCGAGAGATGATCGACCTGGAG GCCACCTTTGAGAAGCTGGAGAACGAGTTGAGGGAGGTGAATCAGAACGCCGAGGCCCTGAAGCGCAACTTTCTGGAGCTGACCGAGCTGAAGCACATTCTCCGCAAAACCCAGGTCTTCTTCGACGAG TCGGTGCCCACGGTGTACAAGTCGAGTGGCGCATACTCATCCAGCAAATATCGGCGCTATCCGCAGATGGCCGACAACCAGAACGAGGACGAGCAGGCGCAGCTGCTGGGCGAGGAGGGTGTCCGGGCCAGCCAGCCGGGCCAGAATTTAAAGCTTGG CTTTGTGGCTGGCGTCATTCTGAGGGAGCGACTCCCGGCCTTCGAGCGGATGCTGTGGCGCGCCTGCAGGGGCAACGTCTTCCTTCGCCAGGCGATGATCGAGACGCCGCTGGAGGATCCCACCAAC GGCGACCAGGTGCACAAGTCGGTGTTCATCATCTTCTTCCAGGGCGACCAACTGAAGACGCGCGTCAAGAAGATCTGCGAGGGCTTCCGCGCCACGCTCTATCCTTGCCCCGAGGCTCCGGCCGATCGTCGCGAGATGGCCATGGGTGTGATGACTCGCATTGAGGATCTGAACACCGTCCTCGGCCAGACGCAGGACCATCGCCATCGCGTTCTCGTTGCAGCGGCGAAAAACCTCAAGAACTGGTTTGTCAAGGTGCGCAAGATTAAGGCCATCTATCACACGCTGAATCTCTTCAATCTGGacgtgacccagaagtgtctgaTCGCCGAGTGTTGGGTGCCGCTGCTGGACATCGAAACCATCCAGCTGGCCTTGCGTCGCGGAACCGAGAGATCAGGATCTTCGGTGCCGCCGATTCTCAACCGCATGCAGACGTTCGAGAATCCGCCCACTTACAATCGAACGAACAAGTTCACCAAGGCCTTCCAGGCGCTTATCGATGCTTACGGAGTGGCTAGTTATCGGGAGATGAATCCGGCTCCCTACACCATCATCACCTTTCCCTTTCTGTTTGCCGTGATGTTTGGAGATTTGGGCCATGGTGCCATTATGGCGCTCTTTGGTCTCTGGATGATTCGAAAGGAGAAGGGACTGGCAGCTCAGAAGACGGACAACGAGATCTGGAACATTTTCTTCGGCGGACGTTATATCATCTTCCTCATGGGCGTCTTCTCCATGTACACTGGTCTTATATACAACGATATATTCTCCAAGTCGCTAAATATCTTTGGATCCCATTGGCACCTGTCCTACAACAAGTCGACGGTGATGGATAACAAGTTTCTGCAGTTGAGCCCGAAAGGCGACTACGAGGGTGCCCCGTATCCGTTCGGCATGGATCCCATTTGGCAGGTGGCGGGGGCCAACAAGATCATCTTCCACAATGCCTACAAGATGAAGATTTCGATTATTTTCGGCGTTGTCCACATGATCTTCGGCGTAGTAATGAGCTGGCACAACCACACGTATTTCCGGAACAGGATCTCGCTGATGTACGAGTTTATTCCTCAGCTTATCttcctgctgctgctcttcTTCTACATGGTATTGCTGATGTTCATCAAATGGATCAAGTTCGCAGCCACCAATGACA AGCCCTACTCCGAAGCCTGTGCCCCCTCGATTCTGATCACCTTTATTGACATGGTGCTATTCAATACGCCTAAGCCACCGCCAGAGAAATGTGAGACGTATATGTTCTTTGGCCAGCACTTCATTCAGGTGCTCTTCGTCTTGGTTGCCGTCGGCTGTATTCCCGTAATGCTGCTGGCTAAGCCGCTGCTCATCATGCAGGCTCGCAAGCAAGCGAAC GAAGAG GTTCAGCCCATCGCTGGTGCCACTTCGGATGCGGAGACTGGCGGCGTGTCCAATGGCGGATCCCATGGCGGTGGCGGAGGTCATGAGGAGGAAGAGGAGCTGTCCGAGATCTTCATTCACCAGAGCATCCACACCATTGAGTATGTTCTGGGTTCGGTTTCCCATACTGCTTCATACCTCCGATTGTGGGCGCTCTCCCTGGCGCATGCCC AGTTGGCTGAGGTGTTATGGACCATGGTCCTCTCGATTGGCCTGAAGCAGGAGGGTCCCGTGGGCGGCATCGTGTTGACCTGCGTGTTTGCCTTCTGGGCCATTCTTACGGTTGGCATTCTGGTGCTTATGGAGGGTTTGTCCGCCTTCCTGCACACTCTGCGTCTTCACTG GGTCGAGTTCCAGAGCAAGTTCTACAAGGGACAGGGATACGCCTTCCAACCCTTCTCGTTCGATGCCATAATAGAAAATGGATCTGCCGCTGTCGAGGAGTAA
- the LOC119550132 gene encoding V-type proton ATPase 116 kDa subunit a1 isoform X7, which produces MGSLFRSEEMALCQLFLQSEAAYACVSELGELGLVQFRDLNPDVNAFQRKFVNEVRRCDEMERKLRYLEKEIKKDGIPMLDTGESPEAPQPREMIDLEATFEKLENELREVNQNAEALKRNFLELTELKHILRKTQVFFDEMADNQNEDEQAQLLGEEGVRASQPGQNLKLGFVAGVILRERLPAFERMLWRACRGNVFLRQAMIETPLEDPTNGDQVHKSVFIIFFQGDQLKTRVKKICEGFRATLYPCPEAPADRREMAMGVMTRIEDLNTVLGQTQDHRHRVLVAAAKNLKNWFVKVRKIKAIYHTLNLFNLDVTQKCLIAECWVPLLDIETIQLALRRGTERSGSSVPPILNRMQTFENPPTYNRTNKFTKAFQALIDAYGVASYREMNPAPYTIITFPFLFAVMFGDLGHGAIMALFGLWMIRKEKGLAAQKTDNEIWNIFFGGRYIIFLMGVFSMYTGLIYNDIFSKSLNIFGSHWHLSYNKSTVMDNKFLQLSPKGDYEGAPYPFGMDPIWQVAGANKIIFHNAYKMKISIIFGVVHMIFGVVMSWHNHTYFRNRISLMYEFIPQLIFLLLLFFYMVLLMFIKWIKFAATNDKPYSEACAPSILITFIDMVLFNTPKPPPEKCETYMFFGQHFIQVLFVLVAVGCIPVMLLAKPLLIMQARKQANEEVQPIAGATSDAETGGVSNGGSHGGGGGHEEEEELSEIFIHQSIHTIEYVLGSVSHTASYLRLWALSLAHAQLAEVLWTMVLSIGLKQEGPVGGIVLTCVFAFWAILTVGILVLMEGLSAFLHTLRLHWVEFQSKFYKGQGYAFQPFSFDAIIENGSAAVEE; this is translated from the exons CTTAATCCGGATGTGAACGCCTTCCAGAGGAAGTTCGTCAATGAAGTGCGTCGTTGCGATGAAATGGAGCGCAAGTTGCGCTACCTGGAGAAGGAGATCAAGAAGGACGGCATACCCATGTTGGACACCGGGGAGAGTCCTGAGGCTCCGCAGCCCCGAGAGATGATCGACCTGGAG GCCACCTTTGAGAAGCTGGAGAACGAGTTGAGGGAGGTGAATCAGAACGCCGAGGCCCTGAAGCGCAACTTTCTGGAGCTGACCGAGCTGAAGCACATTCTCCGCAAAACCCAGGTCTTCTTCGACGAG ATGGCCGACAACCAGAACGAGGACGAGCAGGCGCAGCTGCTGGGCGAGGAGGGTGTCCGGGCCAGCCAGCCGGGCCAGAATTTAAAGCTTGG CTTTGTGGCTGGCGTCATTCTGAGGGAGCGACTCCCGGCCTTCGAGCGGATGCTGTGGCGCGCCTGCAGGGGCAACGTCTTCCTTCGCCAGGCGATGATCGAGACGCCGCTGGAGGATCCCACCAAC GGCGACCAGGTGCACAAGTCGGTGTTCATCATCTTCTTCCAGGGCGACCAACTGAAGACGCGCGTCAAGAAGATCTGCGAGGGCTTCCGCGCCACGCTCTATCCTTGCCCCGAGGCTCCGGCCGATCGTCGCGAGATGGCCATGGGTGTGATGACTCGCATTGAGGATCTGAACACCGTCCTCGGCCAGACGCAGGACCATCGCCATCGCGTTCTCGTTGCAGCGGCGAAAAACCTCAAGAACTGGTTTGTCAAGGTGCGCAAGATTAAGGCCATCTATCACACGCTGAATCTCTTCAATCTGGacgtgacccagaagtgtctgaTCGCCGAGTGTTGGGTGCCGCTGCTGGACATCGAAACCATCCAGCTGGCCTTGCGTCGCGGAACCGAGAGATCAGGATCTTCGGTGCCGCCGATTCTCAACCGCATGCAGACGTTCGAGAATCCGCCCACTTACAATCGAACGAACAAGTTCACCAAGGCCTTCCAGGCGCTTATCGATGCTTACGGAGTGGCTAGTTATCGGGAGATGAATCCGGCTCCCTACACCATCATCACCTTTCCCTTTCTGTTTGCCGTGATGTTTGGAGATTTGGGCCATGGTGCCATTATGGCGCTCTTTGGTCTCTGGATGATTCGAAAGGAGAAGGGACTGGCAGCTCAGAAGACGGACAACGAGATCTGGAACATTTTCTTCGGCGGACGTTATATCATCTTCCTCATGGGCGTCTTCTCCATGTACACTGGTCTTATATACAACGATATATTCTCCAAGTCGCTAAATATCTTTGGATCCCATTGGCACCTGTCCTACAACAAGTCGACGGTGATGGATAACAAGTTTCTGCAGTTGAGCCCGAAAGGCGACTACGAGGGTGCCCCGTATCCGTTCGGCATGGATCCCATTTGGCAGGTGGCGGGGGCCAACAAGATCATCTTCCACAATGCCTACAAGATGAAGATTTCGATTATTTTCGGCGTTGTCCACATGATCTTCGGCGTAGTAATGAGCTGGCACAACCACACGTATTTCCGGAACAGGATCTCGCTGATGTACGAGTTTATTCCTCAGCTTATCttcctgctgctgctcttcTTCTACATGGTATTGCTGATGTTCATCAAATGGATCAAGTTCGCAGCCACCAATGACA AGCCCTACTCCGAAGCCTGTGCCCCCTCGATTCTGATCACCTTTATTGACATGGTGCTATTCAATACGCCTAAGCCACCGCCAGAGAAATGTGAGACGTATATGTTCTTTGGCCAGCACTTCATTCAGGTGCTCTTCGTCTTGGTTGCCGTCGGCTGTATTCCCGTAATGCTGCTGGCTAAGCCGCTGCTCATCATGCAGGCTCGCAAGCAAGCGAAC GAAGAG GTTCAGCCCATCGCTGGTGCCACTTCGGATGCGGAGACTGGCGGCGTGTCCAATGGCGGATCCCATGGCGGTGGCGGAGGTCATGAGGAGGAAGAGGAGCTGTCCGAGATCTTCATTCACCAGAGCATCCACACCATTGAGTATGTTCTGGGTTCGGTTTCCCATACTGCTTCATACCTCCGATTGTGGGCGCTCTCCCTGGCGCATGCCC AGTTGGCTGAGGTGTTATGGACCATGGTCCTCTCGATTGGCCTGAAGCAGGAGGGTCCCGTGGGCGGCATCGTGTTGACCTGCGTGTTTGCCTTCTGGGCCATTCTTACGGTTGGCATTCTGGTGCTTATGGAGGGTTTGTCCGCCTTCCTGCACACTCTGCGTCTTCACTG GGTCGAGTTCCAGAGCAAGTTCTACAAGGGACAGGGATACGCCTTCCAACCCTTCTCGTTCGATGCCATAATAGAAAATGGATCTGCCGCTGTCGAGGAGTAA
- the LOC119550132 gene encoding V-type proton ATPase 116 kDa subunit a1 isoform X3 has protein sequence MGSLFRSEEMALCQLFLQSEAAYACVSELGELGLVQFRDLNPDVNAFQRKFVNEVRRCDEMERKLRYLEKEIKKDGIPMLDTGESPEAPQPREMIDLEATFEKLENELREVNQNAEALKRNFLELTELKHILRKTQVFFDEQEGGVNQTTESMTRALITDEARTAGASMGPVQLGYMEKSNEREDYLPCFVAGVILRERLPAFERMLWRACRGNVFLRQAMIETPLEDPTNGDQVHKSVFIIFFQGDQLKTRVKKICEGFRATLYPCPEAPADRREMAMGVMTRIEDLNTVLGQTQDHRHRVLVAAAKNLKNWFVKVRKIKAIYHTLNLFNLDVTQKCLIAECWVPLLDIETIQLALRRGTERSGSSVPPILNRMQTFENPPTYNRTNKFTKAFQALIDAYGVASYREMNPAPYTIITFPFLFAVMFGDLGHGAIMALFGLWMIRKEKGLAAQKTDNEIWNIFFGGRYIIFLMGVFSMYTGLIYNDIFSKSLNIFGSHWHLSYNKSTVMDNKFLQLSPKGDYEGAPYPFGMDPIWQVAGANKIIFHNAYKMKISIIFGVVHMIFGVVMSWHNHTYFRNRISLMYEFIPQLIFLLLLFFYMVLLMFIKWIKFAATNDKPYSEACAPSILITFIDMVLFNTPKPPPEKCETYMFFGQHFIQVLFVLVAVGCIPVMLLAKPLLIMQARKQANEEVQPIAGATSDAETGGVSNGGSHGGGGGHEEEEELSEIFIHQSIHTIEYVLGSVSHTASYLRLWALSLAHAQLAEVLWTMVLSIGLKQEGPVGGIVLTCVFAFWAILTVGILVLMEGLSAFLHTLRLHWVEFQSKFYKGQGYAFQPFSFDAIIENGSAAVEE, from the exons CTTAATCCGGATGTGAACGCCTTCCAGAGGAAGTTCGTCAATGAAGTGCGTCGTTGCGATGAAATGGAGCGCAAGTTGCGCTACCTGGAGAAGGAGATCAAGAAGGACGGCATACCCATGTTGGACACCGGGGAGAGTCCTGAGGCTCCGCAGCCCCGAGAGATGATCGACCTGGAG GCCACCTTTGAGAAGCTGGAGAACGAGTTGAGGGAGGTGAATCAGAACGCCGAGGCCCTGAAGCGCAACTTTCTGGAGCTGACCGAGCTGAAGCACATTCTCCGCAAAACCCAGGTCTTCTTCGACGAG CAAGAAGGCGGCGTTAACCAAACCACCGAGTCGATGACCCGCGCCTTGATCACGGACGAGGCGCGCACCGCTGGTGCCTCCATGGGTCCCGTACAGCTCGG ttACATGGAGAAATCGAACGAACGTGAGGATTATCTTCCATG CTTTGTGGCTGGCGTCATTCTGAGGGAGCGACTCCCGGCCTTCGAGCGGATGCTGTGGCGCGCCTGCAGGGGCAACGTCTTCCTTCGCCAGGCGATGATCGAGACGCCGCTGGAGGATCCCACCAAC GGCGACCAGGTGCACAAGTCGGTGTTCATCATCTTCTTCCAGGGCGACCAACTGAAGACGCGCGTCAAGAAGATCTGCGAGGGCTTCCGCGCCACGCTCTATCCTTGCCCCGAGGCTCCGGCCGATCGTCGCGAGATGGCCATGGGTGTGATGACTCGCATTGAGGATCTGAACACCGTCCTCGGCCAGACGCAGGACCATCGCCATCGCGTTCTCGTTGCAGCGGCGAAAAACCTCAAGAACTGGTTTGTCAAGGTGCGCAAGATTAAGGCCATCTATCACACGCTGAATCTCTTCAATCTGGacgtgacccagaagtgtctgaTCGCCGAGTGTTGGGTGCCGCTGCTGGACATCGAAACCATCCAGCTGGCCTTGCGTCGCGGAACCGAGAGATCAGGATCTTCGGTGCCGCCGATTCTCAACCGCATGCAGACGTTCGAGAATCCGCCCACTTACAATCGAACGAACAAGTTCACCAAGGCCTTCCAGGCGCTTATCGATGCTTACGGAGTGGCTAGTTATCGGGAGATGAATCCGGCTCCCTACACCATCATCACCTTTCCCTTTCTGTTTGCCGTGATGTTTGGAGATTTGGGCCATGGTGCCATTATGGCGCTCTTTGGTCTCTGGATGATTCGAAAGGAGAAGGGACTGGCAGCTCAGAAGACGGACAACGAGATCTGGAACATTTTCTTCGGCGGACGTTATATCATCTTCCTCATGGGCGTCTTCTCCATGTACACTGGTCTTATATACAACGATATATTCTCCAAGTCGCTAAATATCTTTGGATCCCATTGGCACCTGTCCTACAACAAGTCGACGGTGATGGATAACAAGTTTCTGCAGTTGAGCCCGAAAGGCGACTACGAGGGTGCCCCGTATCCGTTCGGCATGGATCCCATTTGGCAGGTGGCGGGGGCCAACAAGATCATCTTCCACAATGCCTACAAGATGAAGATTTCGATTATTTTCGGCGTTGTCCACATGATCTTCGGCGTAGTAATGAGCTGGCACAACCACACGTATTTCCGGAACAGGATCTCGCTGATGTACGAGTTTATTCCTCAGCTTATCttcctgctgctgctcttcTTCTACATGGTATTGCTGATGTTCATCAAATGGATCAAGTTCGCAGCCACCAATGACA AGCCCTACTCCGAAGCCTGTGCCCCCTCGATTCTGATCACCTTTATTGACATGGTGCTATTCAATACGCCTAAGCCACCGCCAGAGAAATGTGAGACGTATATGTTCTTTGGCCAGCACTTCATTCAGGTGCTCTTCGTCTTGGTTGCCGTCGGCTGTATTCCCGTAATGCTGCTGGCTAAGCCGCTGCTCATCATGCAGGCTCGCAAGCAAGCGAAC GAAGAG GTTCAGCCCATCGCTGGTGCCACTTCGGATGCGGAGACTGGCGGCGTGTCCAATGGCGGATCCCATGGCGGTGGCGGAGGTCATGAGGAGGAAGAGGAGCTGTCCGAGATCTTCATTCACCAGAGCATCCACACCATTGAGTATGTTCTGGGTTCGGTTTCCCATACTGCTTCATACCTCCGATTGTGGGCGCTCTCCCTGGCGCATGCCC AGTTGGCTGAGGTGTTATGGACCATGGTCCTCTCGATTGGCCTGAAGCAGGAGGGTCCCGTGGGCGGCATCGTGTTGACCTGCGTGTTTGCCTTCTGGGCCATTCTTACGGTTGGCATTCTGGTGCTTATGGAGGGTTTGTCCGCCTTCCTGCACACTCTGCGTCTTCACTG GGTCGAGTTCCAGAGCAAGTTCTACAAGGGACAGGGATACGCCTTCCAACCCTTCTCGTTCGATGCCATAATAGAAAATGGATCTGCCGCTGTCGAGGAGTAA
- the LOC119550132 gene encoding V-type proton ATPase 116 kDa subunit a1 isoform X5 produces the protein MGSLFRSEEMALCQLFLQSEAAYACVSELGELGLVQFRDLNPDVNAFQRKFVNEVRRCDEMERKLRYLEKEIKKDGIPMLDTGESPEAPQPREMIDLEATFEKLENELREVNQNAEALKRNFLELTELKHILRKTQVFFDEQEGGVNQTTESMTRALITDEARTAGASMGPVQLGFVAGVILRERLPAFERMLWRACRGNVFLRQAMIETPLEDPTNGDQVHKSVFIIFFQGDQLKTRVKKICEGFRATLYPCPEAPADRREMAMGVMTRIEDLNTVLGQTQDHRHRVLVAAAKNLKNWFVKVRKIKAIYHTLNLFNLDVTQKCLIAECWVPLLDIETIQLALRRGTERSGSSVPPILNRMQTFENPPTYNRTNKFTKAFQALIDAYGVASYREMNPAPYTIITFPFLFAVMFGDLGHGAIMALFGLWMIRKEKGLAAQKTDNEIWNIFFGGRYIIFLMGVFSMYTGLIYNDIFSKSLNIFGSHWHLSYNKSTVMDNKFLQLSPKGDYEGAPYPFGMDPIWQVAGANKIIFHNAYKMKISIIFGVVHMIFGVVMSWHNHTYFRNRISLMYEFIPQLIFLLLLFFYMVLLMFIKWIKFAATNDKPYSEACAPSILITFIDMVLFNTPKPPPEKCETYMFFGQHFIQVLFVLVAVGCIPVMLLAKPLLIMQARKQANEEVQPIAGATSDAETGGVSNGGSHGGGGGHEEEEELSEIFIHQSIHTIEYVLGSVSHTASYLRLWALSLAHAQLAEVLWTMVLSIGLKQEGPVGGIVLTCVFAFWAILTVGILVLMEGLSAFLHTLRLHWVEFQSKFYKGQGYAFQPFSFDAIIENGSAAVEE, from the exons CTTAATCCGGATGTGAACGCCTTCCAGAGGAAGTTCGTCAATGAAGTGCGTCGTTGCGATGAAATGGAGCGCAAGTTGCGCTACCTGGAGAAGGAGATCAAGAAGGACGGCATACCCATGTTGGACACCGGGGAGAGTCCTGAGGCTCCGCAGCCCCGAGAGATGATCGACCTGGAG GCCACCTTTGAGAAGCTGGAGAACGAGTTGAGGGAGGTGAATCAGAACGCCGAGGCCCTGAAGCGCAACTTTCTGGAGCTGACCGAGCTGAAGCACATTCTCCGCAAAACCCAGGTCTTCTTCGACGAG CAAGAAGGCGGCGTTAACCAAACCACCGAGTCGATGACCCGCGCCTTGATCACGGACGAGGCGCGCACCGCTGGTGCCTCCATGGGTCCCGTACAGCTCGG CTTTGTGGCTGGCGTCATTCTGAGGGAGCGACTCCCGGCCTTCGAGCGGATGCTGTGGCGCGCCTGCAGGGGCAACGTCTTCCTTCGCCAGGCGATGATCGAGACGCCGCTGGAGGATCCCACCAAC GGCGACCAGGTGCACAAGTCGGTGTTCATCATCTTCTTCCAGGGCGACCAACTGAAGACGCGCGTCAAGAAGATCTGCGAGGGCTTCCGCGCCACGCTCTATCCTTGCCCCGAGGCTCCGGCCGATCGTCGCGAGATGGCCATGGGTGTGATGACTCGCATTGAGGATCTGAACACCGTCCTCGGCCAGACGCAGGACCATCGCCATCGCGTTCTCGTTGCAGCGGCGAAAAACCTCAAGAACTGGTTTGTCAAGGTGCGCAAGATTAAGGCCATCTATCACACGCTGAATCTCTTCAATCTGGacgtgacccagaagtgtctgaTCGCCGAGTGTTGGGTGCCGCTGCTGGACATCGAAACCATCCAGCTGGCCTTGCGTCGCGGAACCGAGAGATCAGGATCTTCGGTGCCGCCGATTCTCAACCGCATGCAGACGTTCGAGAATCCGCCCACTTACAATCGAACGAACAAGTTCACCAAGGCCTTCCAGGCGCTTATCGATGCTTACGGAGTGGCTAGTTATCGGGAGATGAATCCGGCTCCCTACACCATCATCACCTTTCCCTTTCTGTTTGCCGTGATGTTTGGAGATTTGGGCCATGGTGCCATTATGGCGCTCTTTGGTCTCTGGATGATTCGAAAGGAGAAGGGACTGGCAGCTCAGAAGACGGACAACGAGATCTGGAACATTTTCTTCGGCGGACGTTATATCATCTTCCTCATGGGCGTCTTCTCCATGTACACTGGTCTTATATACAACGATATATTCTCCAAGTCGCTAAATATCTTTGGATCCCATTGGCACCTGTCCTACAACAAGTCGACGGTGATGGATAACAAGTTTCTGCAGTTGAGCCCGAAAGGCGACTACGAGGGTGCCCCGTATCCGTTCGGCATGGATCCCATTTGGCAGGTGGCGGGGGCCAACAAGATCATCTTCCACAATGCCTACAAGATGAAGATTTCGATTATTTTCGGCGTTGTCCACATGATCTTCGGCGTAGTAATGAGCTGGCACAACCACACGTATTTCCGGAACAGGATCTCGCTGATGTACGAGTTTATTCCTCAGCTTATCttcctgctgctgctcttcTTCTACATGGTATTGCTGATGTTCATCAAATGGATCAAGTTCGCAGCCACCAATGACA AGCCCTACTCCGAAGCCTGTGCCCCCTCGATTCTGATCACCTTTATTGACATGGTGCTATTCAATACGCCTAAGCCACCGCCAGAGAAATGTGAGACGTATATGTTCTTTGGCCAGCACTTCATTCAGGTGCTCTTCGTCTTGGTTGCCGTCGGCTGTATTCCCGTAATGCTGCTGGCTAAGCCGCTGCTCATCATGCAGGCTCGCAAGCAAGCGAAC GAAGAG GTTCAGCCCATCGCTGGTGCCACTTCGGATGCGGAGACTGGCGGCGTGTCCAATGGCGGATCCCATGGCGGTGGCGGAGGTCATGAGGAGGAAGAGGAGCTGTCCGAGATCTTCATTCACCAGAGCATCCACACCATTGAGTATGTTCTGGGTTCGGTTTCCCATACTGCTTCATACCTCCGATTGTGGGCGCTCTCCCTGGCGCATGCCC AGTTGGCTGAGGTGTTATGGACCATGGTCCTCTCGATTGGCCTGAAGCAGGAGGGTCCCGTGGGCGGCATCGTGTTGACCTGCGTGTTTGCCTTCTGGGCCATTCTTACGGTTGGCATTCTGGTGCTTATGGAGGGTTTGTCCGCCTTCCTGCACACTCTGCGTCTTCACTG GGTCGAGTTCCAGAGCAAGTTCTACAAGGGACAGGGATACGCCTTCCAACCCTTCTCGTTCGATGCCATAATAGAAAATGGATCTGCCGCTGTCGAGGAGTAA